TCCTAGCGTCTTGATTTTGGCCTTGGCATAGATTTCATTTTGCGAAACGATCACCGTCGAGGGACGGAACCGCTCCATAATAGAGCGAACATACGGGCGAATAGTGGGGCTTGTCAAAAGGATCGGCGATTCTCCCATCATGGCATGTTTGTCATAGGCTTGGCGGACAGCCTGAATAAACTGGTGCAGCTTGGTGGGCGGCATCGCAAGGCGTTTGTCGTCCCCGTCGCCCGTCAGCGATTCGATAAAGGTTTGCTCCCACTCCGGCGAGAGGGTGAGGAGGGGAATATAGCCCATCTCGTTCGTATTCGCGCTGGAGATTTGGCGGGCGAGGCGCGAGCGCACATGCTCGGAAATCAGCGCTAGATTGCGCGTCAGGCCAGAGGCCTCGGCGATGCCCTCAAGGATGGATGGTAAATCGCGAATAGAGATGCGCTCGGCCAGCAGATTTTGCAAAACGCGTTGAAGGCCGCTGATGGTCACTTGGCTGGGGATGACGTCAGCGATGAGCTTTTGCTGTTCCTTGCTCATTTCGTCCAGAAGTTTTTGAGTCTCGGTGTAGGAGAGAAGCTCGGACATATTGTCCTTGATGATTTCTGTCAGGTGCGTGGTGATCACCGTCGGCGGATCAACGACAGTGTAGCCTTTGAACAGAGCTTCCTCACGGTACGTCGCATCGACCCACATGGCGGGAAGGCCAAAGGTCGGCTCCATCGTGTTTTCTCCCGGCAGCGTAATGGGGGAGCCTTTGGGATCCATGATCAGCAGCATTCCGGGACGCAGCTCACCGCGTCCCGCCTCAATCTCCTTGATGCGTAAAACATAGGTGTTGGGGGGAAGCTGCAAATTATCCTGAATGCGGACGGACGGCATGATAAAGCCCATATCGCCCGCCATCTGGCGGCGCAGGCCTTTGATCTGATCGGTCAACTTTTGTCCCGCTTCGCTGTTGATAAGGGCCAGAAGAGCATAACCAAGCTCAAGGCGGATCATGTCGATGGAAAGCGTCCGGCCAATGGGATCCTCAGCAACGGGGGCAGGGGCGGCGGCGGCGGCTACGGAGGCGGCCTTGATTGCCGCTTTGTTCAGGTTGCGTTGTCCTGCTGAATAGGCGCCAAAACCAGCTATGCCAGACAAGATAATAAAGGGAAGAAAAGGCATGCCGGGCACAAGAGCCAGCGCCGCCATTAGCGCGGAACTTAGCCCAAGCGCCGTTGGATAGTCGCTAAGTTGAGCAAACAGGGCTTGATCGGTGGAGCCTTGGGTTGTTGTTTTGGAAACAAGAAGACCCGCCGCAACGGAAACCAACAGCGCAGGAATCTGTGTCACAAGGCCGTCACCAATCGTTAGGCGAACATAGGTGTCGGCGGCCTGAAGAATGGGCATGTCGTGGCGGAACGTGCCGATGGTGATACCGCCGATGGCATTGATGAAGGTGATGACGAGGCCTGCGATGGCATCACCGCGCACGAACTTGGCCGCACCGTCCATCGAGCCGAAGAAGCCCGCTTCATCTTCTAGCTCTTTGCGTCGTTTACGGGCGGAGTCTTCGTCAATAAGGCCAGAGGACAAATCGGCATCGATGGCCATTTGCTTACCGGGCATGGCGTCCAAGGTAAAACGCGCGGCGACCTCGGCAATACGCCCCGACCCCTTGGTGATCACGACAAAGTTGACGATGGTCAGGATCGAAAAAACGATTACGCCGATAATAAAATCGCCGCCCATGACAAGATCGGCAAAAGCGCCGACGACGTGGCCTGCCGCGTCTGTTCCCTCATTGCCGTGGGTGAGGACAAGGCGCGTTGTGCCAAGATTAAGGGAGAGGCGCAAAAGGGTGGAGAGGAGAAGAACGGTCGGAAAGGAACTGAAGTCCAAAGGCTTTCCGATAAACAGGACGGTCATCAAAATCGTGACGGAGAAGGTGATCGAGATCGACAGGCCAATATCAACGACAAAGGGCGGAATGGGCAAAACCAAAACCGTCAGAATGGTCATCAGGCCAGCGGCCAGCCATACTTCGCCACGCTTGAAAAGTCCGTTTAGGAAATCAAGCGATCCGGCCTCGGTTGCCGCGTCTGTCGTTGTGCTGGTTTGTTCGCTCATAGGTTTCTAGGGGGCTTTCTTTACGTCGCGGCCTGTTCGTTTTCGCCTATGGCAGGCGGTACGGCGACTCCCGTTTCACTGTATTGCTTTAGTTTGTTCCGTAACGTGCGGATCGAAATGCCAAGGATGTTGGCCGCGTGCGTGCGGTTGCCAAGGCAATGTTGAAGCGTGTCGATGATAAGGTCGCGCTCAACGTCCGCAACCGTTCTTCCCACTAACGGTGAGCCACCGGTTGCAGCGGGGGGGGCCATCTTGCCTGTGGCGGCTTGCGCGGCCAGCGCGGCCGGAGACGTAACATCGGGGACAAGGCCTTGCCCTGCAATCATGATCGCCTCTGGCTCAATTTGCGAACTGCGCGCCATCAGGACGGCGCGATGCATCGTGTTTTCCAACTCGCGCACATTGCCACGCCACAAATGGGCTTGCAGCCGTCCCAAAGCGCCCTCCGATAGCTCACGGTTGGGAAGGCCATTGGCCGTTGCGTACTTTTTGGCGAAGTAGGAGGCCAGCGGCGCAATATCGGAAGGGCGGTCGCGCAGGGCGGGCATAGGCACGTTCACGACGTTTAGGCGATAGTAAAGGTCTTCGCGAAAACGTTTGGCGCGGACTTCGTCCTCGAGGTTGCGGTTAGAGGTCGCGATCAGGCGAATGTCAATCTTGACAGGGGAGGAGCCGCCGACGCGGTCAATCTCGCGCTCTTGAATGGCGCGGAGCAGTTTGGCTTGCAGGCGCAAATCCATCTCGCTGATTTCATCAAGAAGGAGCGTGCCGCCGTTCGCTTCTTCAAACTTGCCGATGCGCCGCGCGACCGCGCCCGTAAACGCGCCTTTTTCATGGCCGAACAATTCGGATTCCAGAAGGTTTTCAGGAATCGCGGCGCAGTTCAGGGACACGAAGTTGGCATTGGCGCGGCGACTTTTGCGATGGACAAAACGCGCCATCACTTCTTTGCCCGTACCGGATTCACCCGTAATAAAAACCGAAGCATCGCTGGCCGCGATGCGTTCCGCCATCTCAAGGATGGGCGTCATGATGGGATCTTGCGCGATAAAGGTCGCGTCTTCTTCGGCCACGGCTTGCAAGACGGCGGCGATTAGCTCGGCATCGGGGGGAAGGGGAATGTATTCTTTTGCGCCAGCGCGAATGGCCCTGACGGCTGCGCCTGCGTCCGTGCCAATGCCGCAAGCGACGACGGGGACGTTGATCCGCTCTGATCGCAAACTTTCGATCAGACGGCCAATCTCCATCTCAACATCGCACATGACAAGGTCGGCCCCTTGGCCGTTTCGCAAAGCGTTCAAAGCGCCATCGACGCTTTCGATATGCGAAACCTTCGCGCCGCGCTGACTGGCGAGGCGTCCGGCGGTTGATATATGTCCTTGTAAATGGCCTACGATCAAAAGTCTCATGGCGTCCTACCGTTGTTGAAAATTATGACGTGCGTTCTGCCTTGATGATTTCCGTCATCGTGATCCCAAGGCGGTCTTCGACCACAACAACCTCGCCGCGTGCGACAAGGCGATTGTTGACATAGATATCGATGGCTTCGCCAACTTTGCGGTCCAGCTCGATCACCGCGCCGCGCCCCAGTTTTAAAAGGCTGCTGACAGGCATGGTGGCTTTGCCCAAAACGGCGGCGACTTCGACAGGAATGCCGTAAACGGCTTCCAGATCGGTAATGGTCGCCATCGCGCCATCCTTGGGAGCTTCACCGGCGGAAGGCTCTAATTCAGAGAGGGTCAAGCTTTCATCGGTCATTTCTGTTCTCCAAGGTCAGGCTGTTGGGGTTGTGGGGGGAGCGCTTCTTGCTCACTTTTTTCTTGTATAGCGGTGGGGGCCGTCTCAACGGGCGGCCGTTCTGCTTGTATTGGTGGGGGCGCGGTCTCTGTTGTCGTTTCAAGCGAGGCGGGTTCAAGTGTTTGAACCTCGTCCATCACGCGGTCAATATCTTGCCACAGCGCTCTGATGTCGCGCTCAATGCCGCCATCTGCCCATTCGACGCGGCATTCGGATGGACCAAGATCCGGATCGCCAAGAATAACAAGCTTACCAGCATACGCTGCGCTTTCCGCAATGGCGTTAATGCGTGTTTTGGCATCGTCAAACTGGGCTTCGTTGACGCGGAAAACCAAACGAGGTTCGTGGCTCATTTCCGTGACGATTTTGGCAACAATGGACTCGACCTCCTCCAGCCCATGGCGGGCGACAAAGGTAGGCATAATTTTGCGGGCGATGACAAGCGCGATTTCCTGTAACTGGGCCAGTTGGCGCTGCCACTCGCCAAGGCTTTCGGTAATCAAATGGCTGGTGTTTTGGTCGATTTTGGAAAGCAGCGTGTTCATATATTGCTGCTGGTCTTCGGCCATCGTTTTTTGCCCCTCGCTAAAGCCTTTTTCATAGGCTCCCTTCTGGGCGGCTTCCAACTGTTCTTGAGAGAAAGTCTGCTTTGTTTTTTGTCGTTCAGGCGCACAGCAGCCCGCTTCATTATCGAAGGTAAGGTCGAAAAGGTATTTGCGCACTTGGGTGCTGGCCGCTTCTGCTGTTTGTGTTGACATCGACTTCTTCTGTATCCTTTTTAGTAGACCAGTTCATCCTCGCCGTTGTCCTTGGCGATTGTAATTTCGCCACGTGCCGCCAGATCCTTGGCCGCCGTGACAATGCTTGTTTGCGCTTCCTCGACATCGCGCAGGCGCGTGGGGCCCAGAGCAGCAATATCTTCTTTGACCAGCTTGCCTGCGCGTTCGGACATGTTGGAAAAGAAAAGGTCCTTAAGCGCTTCCGAAGCACCCTTAAGCGCGATGGGAAGCTTGCTTTTATCGACAGTGCGCATAACGCTTTGAATGGCTTTGCTGTCCAGTTTAAGCAGATCTTCAAAGGTGAACATCAAGCTTTTGATTTTCTCGGCGGAGTCGCGGTTTCTCTCTTCCAACGAGGTAATAAATTTTGATTCACTCGCGCGGTCAAGGTTGTTAAAAATCTCGGCCATCGCTTCGTGCGGATCGCGGCGGTTGGTACGGGCCAGATTGCTCATAAACTCATTGCGAAGCGTGCGCTCAATATCGTCAAGCACGTCCTTTTGCACCGACTCCATGCGCAGCATACGCATCACGACTTCCATCGCAAAGCTTTCCGGCAGTTGCGAGAGGACTCGCGCCGCATGATCGGGTTTGATTTTAGAGACGACCACGGCGACCGTTTGCGGGTATTCGTTTTTCAAAAAGTTGGCCAAGACAAGCTCATTCACGTTGGCCAGTTTATCCCACATGGTGCGTCCCGCAGGGCCGCGAATATCCTCCATGATGTTATCGACGCGCCCTTTATCCAAAACCTTCATCAAAAGGCGTTCCGTGGATTCAAACGTGCCGACCAAAGACCCTGTTGACGACATTTGTTCGACGAACTCGACAAAGAGTTTTTCCACAAGGCTAGAGCTGACATTGCCAAGATTGGCCATGACTTGGGAAAGCTCTTTTATTTCCTCATCATTCATGTGAGAGAAAACGCGCGCGGCGTAGTCTTCCCCCAAGGAGAGGATCAAAATAGCGGCCTTTTCCGAACCGGAAAGGCTTCTTACATCTTCACGAACGCGAACGCCTGCCATCTTTTAGGTTCCTTAGCGGCTTTCTTGATAAATCCAGTTACGCAAAATGGACACGGCCTCTTCCGGATGCTTGTCCACAATTTCCCCGACCTTTCTGAGCGAGGACGCTTTGACGCGGCCTTCAACGCGAGAAATATCGATCATTTTCTCAATCTCGCTATCCTCTTGTCCTTCGTCTTGAAGGCTTTGGGTAAAGGAACCTTGCGAGGGGGGGGCGAGTTGAGCCGTCGCCCCGCTGTTCGACGCTAGATAGCGGTTGTCTCCGCCCAAATTACCGGCTGACTCAAAGAGGCGTTTGAGGATAGGGCGAACGACCAGCAAAACAACCATCAAGCCGATAAAGGCAAGAAGCAAGGTTTCGGCTATGCGTAGCAAGTCCAGTTTGGGCATCCCCATGATCAGATCGGAAGAGGCAGCATCCGTTTCTCCCCCTTCTGCTTGGACGAAAGGCATATTGGCGACCTCAACCGTATCGCCGCGTGTCGCGTCAAAATTGACGGCAGAGCGCACCAACGCCTTAATCTGGTCAAGCTCTTCTGTGGTGCGGGGTTGATAGGATTTTTTCCCGTCGGCTGCCGTGGTTGTATTGCCGTCGACGACGACAGCGACGGACAAGCGTTTAACTTGTCCTGTTTCACGCACTTGTGAACGAACGGTTTTGTTAATCTCATAGTTGATGGTTTCTTCGGCGCGGTTTGTCTTGTTCGCGCCTTCACCGCCGCCTGCCGCTTGGCCTCCGGGCATGTTGTTGGTGACGGACACGCTGCCCGAGCCCCCATCGGAAGCGCTGGAATCTTCGGTTGTACTTTGCTGCGAGCGAACGACCTGACTTTCCGGATCAAAGATTTCCGAGCTTGTCGTGATGCGGTCGAAGTCAAGATCGGCAGAGACTTGGGCGCGCACTTTACCAAAGCCAAGAGTCTGTGACAAAAGATCCTCAATCTTACGCGCTTGTGCTTGCTCAAAGTGAGAGCGCATCTCGTCCTGATTGTCCGATCCTGTTCCTGTGCCTGCCGAATTATCCGAAGGCCGCGCCAGCAGGTTTCCCTTATCATCCACGATAGAAATCTGGTTGGGTTGTAGTTGAGGCACGGCGGCCGCGATAAGGTGTTGGATAGACGATATTTGTTCCCGCGCTAAAGCCGCGCCGCCGCGTGTTTTCAAAAAGACGCTG
This Bdellovibrionales bacterium DNA region includes the following protein-coding sequences:
- the fliN gene encoding flagellar motor switch protein FliN, whose amino-acid sequence is MTDESLTLSELEPSAGEAPKDGAMATITDLEAVYGIPVEVAAVLGKATMPVSSLLKLGRGAVIELDRKVGEAIDIYVNNRLVARGEVVVVEDRLGITMTEIIKAERTS
- a CDS encoding FliH/SctL family protein yields the protein MSTQTAEAASTQVRKYLFDLTFDNEAGCCAPERQKTKQTFSQEQLEAAQKGAYEKGFSEGQKTMAEDQQQYMNTLLSKIDQNTSHLITESLGEWQRQLAQLQEIALVIARKIMPTFVARHGLEEVESIVAKIVTEMSHEPRLVFRVNEAQFDDAKTRINAIAESAAYAGKLVILGDPDLGPSECRVEWADGGIERDIRALWQDIDRVMDEVQTLEPASLETTTETAPPPIQAERPPVETAPTAIQEKSEQEALPPQPQQPDLGEQK
- the flhA gene encoding flagellar biosynthesis protein FlhA, translated to MSEQTSTTTDAATEAGSLDFLNGLFKRGEVWLAAGLMTILTVLVLPIPPFVVDIGLSISITFSVTILMTVLFIGKPLDFSSFPTVLLLSTLLRLSLNLGTTRLVLTHGNEGTDAAGHVVGAFADLVMGGDFIIGVIVFSILTIVNFVVITKGSGRIAEVAARFTLDAMPGKQMAIDADLSSGLIDEDSARKRRKELEDEAGFFGSMDGAAKFVRGDAIAGLVITFINAIGGITIGTFRHDMPILQAADTYVRLTIGDGLVTQIPALLVSVAAGLLVSKTTTQGSTDQALFAQLSDYPTALGLSSALMAALALVPGMPFLPFIILSGIAGFGAYSAGQRNLNKAAIKAASVAAAAAPAPVAEDPIGRTLSIDMIRLELGYALLALINSEAGQKLTDQIKGLRRQMAGDMGFIMPSVRIQDNLQLPPNTYVLRIKEIEAGRGELRPGMLLIMDPKGSPITLPGENTMEPTFGLPAMWVDATYREEALFKGYTVVDPPTVITTHLTEIIKDNMSELLSYTETQKLLDEMSKEQQKLIADVIPSQVTISGLQRVLQNLLAERISIRDLPSILEGIAEASGLTRNLALISEHVRSRLARQISSANTNEMGYIPLLTLSPEWEQTFIESLTGDGDDKRLAMPPTKLHQFIQAVRQAYDKHAMMGESPILLTSPTIRPYVRSIMERFRPSTVIVSQNEIYAKAKIKTLGQV
- a CDS encoding sigma-54 dependent transcriptional regulator; translated protein: MRLLIVGHLQGHISTAGRLASQRGAKVSHIESVDGALNALRNGQGADLVMCDVEMEIGRLIESLRSERINVPVVACGIGTDAGAAVRAIRAGAKEYIPLPPDAELIAAVLQAVAEEDATFIAQDPIMTPILEMAERIAASDASVFITGESGTGKEVMARFVHRKSRRANANFVSLNCAAIPENLLESELFGHEKGAFTGAVARRIGKFEEANGGTLLLDEISEMDLRLQAKLLRAIQEREIDRVGGSSPVKIDIRLIATSNRNLEDEVRAKRFREDLYYRLNVVNVPMPALRDRPSDIAPLASYFAKKYATANGLPNRELSEGALGRLQAHLWRGNVRELENTMHRAVLMARSSQIEPEAIMIAGQGLVPDVTSPAALAAQAATGKMAPPAATGGSPLVGRTVADVERDLIIDTLQHCLGNRTHAANILGISIRTLRNKLKQYSETGVAVPPAIGENEQAAT
- the fliF gene encoding flagellar basal-body MS-ring/collar protein FliF, producing MNAFIQTLRNLGPMRLGAIALVAFSLLGFFGFITSRISSSPMALLYTELDTQDAGAISQKLDAMKIPYEVAPNGGVIRVPGEQVGKIRMMMAAEGLPKGGSIGYEIFDQKEGFGTTSFVQNINHLRALEGELARTISTMGSIQSARVHLVLPQRELFSHGTQTATASVFLKTRGGAALAREQISSIQHLIAAAVPQLQPNQISIVDDKGNLLARPSDNSAGTGTGSDNQDEMRSHFEQAQARKIEDLLSQTLGFGKVRAQVSADLDFDRITTSSEIFDPESQVVRSQQSTTEDSSASDGGSGSVSVTNNMPGGQAAGGGEGANKTNRAEETINYEINKTVRSQVRETGQVKRLSVAVVVDGNTTTAADGKKSYQPRTTEELDQIKALVRSAVNFDATRGDTVEVANMPFVQAEGGETDAASSDLIMGMPKLDLLRIAETLLLAFIGLMVVLLVVRPILKRLFESAGNLGGDNRYLASNSGATAQLAPPSQGSFTQSLQDEGQEDSEIEKMIDISRVEGRVKASSLRKVGEIVDKHPEEAVSILRNWIYQESR
- the fliG gene encoding flagellar motor switch protein FliG, encoding MAGVRVREDVRSLSGSEKAAILILSLGEDYAARVFSHMNDEEIKELSQVMANLGNVSSSLVEKLFVEFVEQMSSTGSLVGTFESTERLLMKVLDKGRVDNIMEDIRGPAGRTMWDKLANVNELVLANFLKNEYPQTVAVVVSKIKPDHAARVLSQLPESFAMEVVMRMLRMESVQKDVLDDIERTLRNEFMSNLARTNRRDPHEAMAEIFNNLDRASESKFITSLEERNRDSAEKIKSLMFTFEDLLKLDSKAIQSVMRTVDKSKLPIALKGASEALKDLFFSNMSERAGKLVKEDIAALGPTRLRDVEEAQTSIVTAAKDLAARGEITIAKDNGEDELVY